The Methanocella arvoryzae MRE50 genome includes a region encoding these proteins:
- the cutA gene encoding divalent-cation tolerance protein CutA, with protein sequence MFSAVYVIARDMEEAGRIARYLVEERLIACANLFVVSSVYRWEGNIEEGSEVAMICKTRTELVPAAIRRIKELHSYEIPCITSWRIADGHGPYLEWVGKETGRQ encoded by the coding sequence ATGTTTTCAGCTGTGTACGTCATCGCCAGGGACATGGAAGAGGCCGGGCGGATCGCCCGCTATCTGGTCGAGGAGCGCCTGATCGCCTGCGCCAACCTATTCGTGGTATCCTCCGTCTACCGGTGGGAGGGCAACATAGAGGAAGGCAGCGAAGTCGCCATGATCTGCAAGACGAGGACTGAGCTGGTGCCTGCCGCCATCAGGAGGATCAAAGAGCTCCACAGCTACGAGATCCCCTGCATCACCTCCTGGCGCATCGCAGACGGCCACGGCCCCTATCTGGAATGGGTCGGAAAAGAGACTGGCAGACAATGA
- a CDS encoding nucleotidyltransferase domain-containing protein encodes MRRKTAEMGERREVIYDEARWKLLEEKRARAIEVLGLLEACQLDGFVFGSVARGDVRPASDIDIFIPAVVSSVTVSLCMEPAGILGVSIVQATPRALVKANVELEDNTTVTFPLISPREVELEFYRFGGSADLARLRKGERSPGVDKRLMLIEPTPAGHIETPLSDLSPGTVARKLKVGQQIVEERLRVLERRADVGRTGVYLKRPLAPGETPEQVLHDLMVEDPAIRRRVESG; translated from the coding sequence ATGAGGCGTAAAACCGCGGAGATGGGCGAGCGCAGGGAAGTCATCTACGACGAGGCCCGGTGGAAGCTGCTGGAAGAGAAGCGAGCCCGGGCCATCGAAGTACTTGGATTGCTCGAAGCCTGCCAGCTCGACGGCTTCGTCTTCGGCAGCGTAGCCCGGGGTGACGTCAGGCCTGCCAGCGATATCGACATCTTCATCCCTGCAGTCGTCAGTTCGGTAACAGTCTCGCTCTGCATGGAGCCGGCAGGCATCCTCGGAGTTTCCATCGTCCAGGCCACTCCCCGGGCGCTGGTGAAAGCCAACGTCGAGCTGGAGGACAACACGACAGTCACCTTCCCACTGATATCCCCGAGAGAAGTGGAACTTGAGTTCTACCGGTTCGGCGGCTCGGCAGACCTCGCCAGGCTCCGCAAGGGCGAACGCTCTCCCGGCGTGGACAAGCGCCTCATGCTCATAGAGCCCACCCCCGCCGGCCACATCGAGACCCCCCTGTCCGACCTCTCCCCCGGCACGGTAGCCAGAAAGCTCAAAGTAGGCCAGCAGATCGTCGAAGAGCGGCTCAGAGTCCTGGAGCGGAGGGCTGACGTGGGACGGACCGGCGTATATCTCAAACGTCCGCTGGCCCCGGGAGAGACTCCGGAGCAGGTACTGCACGATTTAATGGTGGAGGATCCTGCTATCCGGCGCAGGGTGGAGAGCGGCTAA